In Gossypium arboreum isolate Shixiya-1 chromosome 6, ASM2569848v2, whole genome shotgun sequence, the following are encoded in one genomic region:
- the LOC128294205 gene encoding uncharacterized protein LOC128294205 isoform X2 — translation MPYYGLIPLRAYAKKLSYFYSVSSAPITDSVFKETLNTKTLPTLPSPLLPLSHLKKADGQSFIAGSACKQGKNGERTSKTGSADELNKGYFDDMSELKQHGGKNDTSSTG, via the exons ATGCCCTATTACGGGCTTATTCCATTACGCGCCTATGCAAAGAAATTGTCTTATTTCTATTCCGTTTCATCAGCACCGATTACTGATTCGGTGTTTAAGGAAACGCTCAATACAAAGACGCTCCCCACTTTGCCCTCTCCCCTTCTCCCACTTTCTCACTTGAAAAAAGCAGACGGACAATCCTTCATCGCAGGGTCAG CTTGCAAGCAAGGAAAAAATGGAGAAAGAACGAGCAAGACT GGCAGTGCTGATGAATTGAATAAAGGATATTTTGATGATATGTCTGAGCTAAAACAACACGGTGGTAAG
- the LOC128294205 gene encoding uncharacterized protein LOC128294205 isoform X1, translating into MPYYGLIPLRAYAKKLSYFYSVSSAPITDSVFKETLNTKTLPTLPSPLLPLSHLKKADGQSFIAGSACKQGKNGERTSKTGSADELNKGYFDDMSELKQHGGKEFGQNLL; encoded by the exons ATGCCCTATTACGGGCTTATTCCATTACGCGCCTATGCAAAGAAATTGTCTTATTTCTATTCCGTTTCATCAGCACCGATTACTGATTCGGTGTTTAAGGAAACGCTCAATACAAAGACGCTCCCCACTTTGCCCTCTCCCCTTCTCCCACTTTCTCACTTGAAAAAAGCAGACGGACAATCCTTCATCGCAGGGTCAG CTTGCAAGCAAGGAAAAAATGGAGAAAGAACGAGCAAGACT GGCAGTGCTGATGAATTGAATAAAGGATATTTTGATGATATGTCTGAGCTAAAACAACACGGTGGTAAG
- the LOC128294205 gene encoding uncharacterized protein LOC128294205 isoform X3 → MPYYGLIPLRAYAKKLSYFYSVSSAPITDSVFKETLNTKTLPTLPSPLLPLSHLKKADGQSFIAGSACKQGKNGERTSKTGSADELNKGYFDDMSELKQHGE, encoded by the exons ATGCCCTATTACGGGCTTATTCCATTACGCGCCTATGCAAAGAAATTGTCTTATTTCTATTCCGTTTCATCAGCACCGATTACTGATTCGGTGTTTAAGGAAACGCTCAATACAAAGACGCTCCCCACTTTGCCCTCTCCCCTTCTCCCACTTTCTCACTTGAAAAAAGCAGACGGACAATCCTTCATCGCAGGGTCAG CTTGCAAGCAAGGAAAAAATGGAGAAAGAACGAGCAAGACT GGCAGTGCTGATGAATTGAATAAAGGATATTTTGATGATATGTCTGAGCTAAAACAACACGGTG